One Candidatus Chazhemtobacterium aquaticus genomic window, TTCATCTCTCGTCCCTGAGAATACTCTTACTTCATCAATCGAACCGTCCAGATAACCAGTATAACTGCCAGCCCCCGTTTTTGTTACACCTAAATAAAAATCAGCCGCCGTATCACTCAGTGCCGTCCCCACCGACGAAACACTCCCTTCTCTAACCCCATTCACATACAAATATATGGTACCCGGACTGGTTGCGTTATAGTAACCCTGCAACAAGTACCAAACATTGGGCAGTATCTGCGTCGTTCCTGTTGCTGTCTTAATCGCCGCCGCTGTCCCGTCAGGCGACACCTGGAACTTGGGCCATACCCTGCCGTCTGCATCAGCCTGAATTATCAACCGATAACTCCTTATATCAAGCGTCTCATCCCACTTGGCCACCACCGTCTGAAACGCACTCTCAGATGCTGATACCGTATCAAACTTCACCCACGCCTCTACCGAAAAACTCCCTGTCTGGGAAAATACAGCCGTGTCCAGAGCTATCCCGTAATCATCAACACCATCAAACTCAGCTTTTCTCCCATATTTGGCTTCCGCCCCAATCCCCGTCTTCGTCCCCGTCACCCCACTCCCTGTCGTTGTCAACGTCAAGTCATTAACCCCCACCCGATCCTTAATCAAAGTCGTTCCATCCCCCTGAACGCTCTCAAAATCGTAATAAACCACCGGCTCGTCCCACACACTCCAATCAGCCCACACTACCCCCGCCCAGCCCAAAAACCACCAAAAAACCAGCAAACATCCCAACACCTTCCCGATCCTATTTTTCCCACATTCCATCTCTATTTAAGTATATCACCGCCGACCATCACTCCACCAACGCCCTAATCGCAGACAAAGGCAACAACACACATTTCATTCTCGCTGGATTTACCTCTCCCATTAACTCAACCACCACCCTCCCATCAAGCTCTCTCACCTCATCAACCTTCATACCCTTAACCTTATCACTTAACATTGAGGCTGCTGCCGTTGATAATGCACACCCCACCCCTTTAAACCGAATATCTCTGATCACTCCTCCATCCACCTTAGCGTAAAACTCAACCATATCTCCACACGTTGCATTACTCTGCTTACTTCTTTTATTAGCCCCTTTAAGATCACCAAAATTCCTTGGATTTCTGGCATGATCAATAATTTCTTCTGAGTACTCCATTATCTTTTCCGAAATACTTTTTTAACCTCAACCAACTTATCAATCAAGTAATCAATCTCAGCCCTAGTGTTATACACATAAACACTCGCCCTTGCTACTGCCATCTCTCCTAGACTCTCAACCACTGGAGCTCCACAATGCTGACCGCTCCTAATCGCAATTCCAAAACCATCCAACACCTGCGCCGTATCATGAGCATGTATACCTGGCAAGTTAAAGGTAACCACCCCTGCTCGTTTTTTATAATCCCCCGTGCCATACACCTCTGCCTTACCCTTTATTTTCTCTAAAGCATAAGCCACCAGATCCTGCTCATGCTTCCATACCTCATTCATTCCCAAATCTTCTAGATAATCGACCGCCGCCCCCAGTCCCACCATTCCTGCCATATTAGGAGTCCCCGCCTCAAATTTCCATGGCAACTCGTTCCACTCACTCTTACCAAGCTCAACCTGTCCAATCATGTCCCCACCATACAAAAACGGTGGCATCTCCTCTAGTATCTCCCGCCTACCCCA contains:
- a CDS encoding iron-sulfur cluster assembly scaffold protein, producing the protein MEYSEEIIDHARNPRNFGDLKGANKRSKQSNATCGDMVEFYAKVDGGVIRDIRFKGVGCALSTAAASMLSDKVKGMKVDEVRELDGRVVVELMGEVNPARMKCVLLPLSAIRALVE